The following are encoded in a window of Candidatus Deferrimicrobium sp. genomic DNA:
- the rpsU gene encoding 30S ribosomal protein S21 translates to MPGVRVKEEEPFESVLKRFKKQCEKAGILSEIRKREHYEKPSVKKKKKTLAARKRALKKLKKMAR, encoded by the coding sequence ATGCCGGGCGTCCGCGTGAAGGAAGAGGAGCCCTTCGAGAGCGTACTGAAACGTTTCAAGAAGCAGTGCGAGAAGGCCGGGATCCTTTCGGAAATCCGCAAGCGGGAACATTATGAAAAGCCCAGCGTCAAAAAAAAGAAGAAGACACTGGCGGCCAGGAAGCGCGCGTTGAAGAAATTGAAGAAGATGGCCAGGTAG
- a CDS encoding GatB/YqeY domain-containing protein yields MHKDMQTAAKERNSLALSALRMAVAAVQNREIEAVTRKEMPQGGALPEEAILKVIVSMVKQRRESIGLFLQGNRPELASREESEIAVLDRYLPKALTAAEIEAAAREAIAETGARLPSDMGRVMKALMPKVAGRADGKAVSETVRRLLAG; encoded by the coding sequence TTGCATAAGGATATGCAGACGGCGGCCAAGGAGCGCAACTCCTTGGCCCTTTCTGCTTTGCGGATGGCCGTGGCGGCGGTGCAGAACCGGGAGATCGAGGCGGTCACCCGGAAGGAGATGCCGCAGGGGGGAGCGCTGCCCGAGGAGGCGATCCTGAAGGTGATCGTCTCGATGGTCAAGCAGCGTCGCGAATCGATCGGATTGTTCCTTCAGGGAAACCGCCCGGAGCTCGCCTCGAGGGAGGAGAGCGAGATCGCCGTCCTCGATCGGTACCTGCCGAAGGCGCTCACCGCGGCGGAGATCGAGGCGGCGGCGCGCGAGGCGATCGCGGAAACCGGCGCCAGGCTTCCGTCCGACATGGGACGCGTCATGAAGGCGCTCATGCCGAAGGTGGCGGGCCGAGCCGACGGCAAGGCGGTCAGCGAAACGGTTCGACGCCTCCTGGCGGGATAG
- the dnaG gene encoding DNA primase encodes MGGRISESTIREVRDRADIVEVVSETVPLSRAGASFRGLCPFHREKTPSFFVHPTRQAFKCFGCGEGGSVFHFLMKARNLSFADSVEELAERYGVAVRYEGGAARSRPQEDLYALLRLAAETYRELLGSSTGKAGREFLRRRGVTPEAEREFALGWSGTGGELVSALKREGIDPARGEAAGLLLPSGTGYRDRFRGRVLFPIADARGRICGFGGRAVDDAVPKYLNSPESELYRKSSLLYGLYQALPAIRSEGRVLVVEGYMDLIGLWQKGVRGVVATCGTSLTESHARTLKRLSENVILFYDGDVAGKKAAVRSGGPLYAAGVSPKALFPPKGMDPDDWAKAASSEELVRRIAGAVPLMESIERGASRKYDLATISGKLSYVQLMAKYLRWVTDPAERELYAQRVAQTSGLPVDTIHRQVGPSALPTLPEGGAPPRRKDPRGEESHLLRLLAVDPSLAVTARGDGVGELLSGEDAREAVAYLADLAERIPGETGSPLGEDLPDGVRKLLSAELVLADISPEDARRRYPGAVLSLRIRRARERTEELQEKVKSASGEEASLLFERVVAAKRELERLESERRSR; translated from the coding sequence TTGGGAGGTCGGATCTCCGAAAGCACGATCCGGGAAGTACGGGACCGGGCGGACATCGTAGAGGTGGTTTCCGAGACGGTTCCCCTGTCCCGGGCCGGGGCGAGTTTCCGCGGTCTGTGCCCCTTTCACCGGGAAAAGACGCCGTCGTTCTTCGTCCACCCCACCCGGCAGGCGTTCAAGTGCTTCGGATGCGGGGAGGGGGGATCGGTCTTCCACTTCCTGATGAAGGCGCGCAACCTATCCTTCGCCGACTCGGTCGAGGAACTCGCGGAACGGTACGGCGTGGCGGTCCGGTACGAAGGCGGAGCCGCCCGTTCCCGGCCGCAAGAGGATCTCTACGCCCTTCTCCGCCTCGCGGCGGAAACGTACCGGGAACTTCTCGGTTCTTCCACAGGGAAGGCCGGAAGGGAATTTCTGCGGCGGCGGGGAGTGACCCCCGAAGCCGAACGCGAGTTCGCCCTCGGCTGGTCCGGGACGGGAGGTGAACTGGTTTCCGCGCTGAAGCGGGAAGGGATCGACCCGGCCCGGGGCGAGGCGGCAGGCCTTCTGCTTCCTTCGGGTACCGGGTACCGGGACCGGTTCCGCGGGCGCGTGCTCTTTCCGATCGCGGATGCACGAGGACGCATCTGCGGTTTCGGGGGTCGGGCGGTCGACGACGCCGTCCCGAAGTACCTCAACTCCCCCGAATCCGAGCTGTACCGGAAAAGTTCCCTCCTGTACGGCCTGTACCAGGCGCTGCCGGCCATCCGGAGCGAAGGCCGCGTCCTGGTGGTCGAGGGGTACATGGACCTGATCGGCCTGTGGCAGAAGGGAGTCCGGGGGGTCGTGGCGACGTGCGGGACCTCGCTTACGGAGAGCCACGCCAGAACGCTGAAGCGTTTGTCGGAAAACGTCATCCTTTTCTACGACGGAGACGTTGCCGGTAAAAAGGCCGCTGTGCGGTCGGGAGGTCCTTTGTACGCGGCGGGGGTCAGCCCGAAAGCCCTCTTTCCACCGAAGGGGATGGATCCGGACGACTGGGCGAAGGCGGCGTCGTCGGAGGAGTTGGTCCGGCGCATCGCCGGGGCGGTTCCCCTCATGGAGTCGATCGAGCGCGGGGCTTCCAGGAAGTACGATCTCGCGACCATTTCCGGAAAACTATCGTATGTGCAGCTGATGGCGAAATATCTTCGATGGGTGACCGATCCGGCGGAGCGCGAGCTTTACGCGCAGAGGGTGGCGCAGACTTCGGGGCTCCCCGTGGACACGATCCACCGGCAGGTCGGGCCATCCGCCCTTCCGACCCTTCCGGAAGGGGGCGCCCCCCCGCGGAGGAAGGATCCCCGCGGGGAAGAGAGCCATCTCCTGCGATTGCTGGCCGTGGATCCTTCCCTCGCCGTCACGGCGCGCGGGGACGGAGTCGGAGAGCTCCTCTCCGGAGAGGACGCCCGGGAAGCCGTCGCGTATCTGGCGGACCTGGCCGAGCGGATCCCCGGGGAGACGGGCTCCCCGCTCGGGGAAGATCTCCCCGACGGCGTGCGAAAACTCCTGTCCGCCGAGCTCGTGCTGGCGGACATCTCTCCGGAGGACGCGCGAAGACGCTACCCGGGAGCGGTCCTTTCCCTCCGGATCCGTCGGGCGCGGGAGAGGACCGAGGAGTTGCAGGAGAAGGTGAAGAGTGCGTCGGGCGAGGAGGCTTCGCTGCTCTTCGAACGGGTGGTGGCCGCGAAGCGGGAACTGGAGCGGCTGGAATCGGAACGCAGATCCCGATGA